Sequence from the Gemmatimonadales bacterium genome:
ACCGATCACGCCAGGAACCTGTTGAAGCAGGCGGTCCATGTCATTCGGAAGGCGCTCGGGGAGGGGGTCATCCGATCTGCCGGGGATGACCTCTACTTCGAACCGTCTCAACTTGACTGCGACGCCCTGGCCTTCGAGGAGTCCTTGGCGAGCGGAGACAGGGAGCGCGCGATCGAGCTCTATGCCGGCCCGTTCCTCGATGGCTTC
This genomic interval carries:
- a CDS encoding winged helix-turn-helix domain-containing protein; its protein translation is MISLKLFGGASLERDGAILSGRVAQRHRLALLSLLAVSHPRPLSRDKLLGYLWPERDTDHARNLLKQAVHVIRKALGEGVIRSAGDDLYFEPSQLDCDALAFEESLASGDRERAIELYAGPFLDGF